Proteins found in one Zea mays cultivar B73 chromosome 1, Zm-B73-REFERENCE-NAM-5.0, whole genome shotgun sequence genomic segment:
- the LOC100282283 gene encoding acetyl-CoA acetyltransferase, cytosolic 1, producing MASDGIGPRDVCVVGVARTPMGGFLGALSPLPATKLGSIVIQAALERANVDPALVQEVYFGNVLSANLGQAPARQAALGAGIPNSVVCTTVNKVCASGMKATMFAAQSIQLGINDIVVAGGMESMSNAPKYIAEARKGSRFGHDTLVDAMLKDGLWDVYNDCAMGMCAELCADNHALTREDQDAFAIQSNERGIAARDSGAFAWEIIPVQVPVGRGKPPTLIERDESLDKFDPVKLKKLRPSFKENGGTVTAGNASSISDGAAALVLVSGQKAQELGLQVLARIKGYADAAQAPELFTTTPALAIPKAIANAGLESSRVDFYEINEAFSAVALANQKLLGIPSEKINVHGGAVSLGHPLGCSGARILVTLIGVLRAKSGKIGVAGVCNGGGGASALVLELA from the exons ATGTATGTGTTGTTGGGGTTGCACGCACCCCAATGGGCGGTTTCCTTGGTGCCTTGTCTCCCTTGCCTGCTACGAAACTTGGCTCTATAGTAATTCAAG CTGCTCTGGAAAGAGCAAACGTGGATCCAGCCCTCGTGCAGGAGGTCTACTTTGGAAACGTCTTGAGTGCTAATTTGGGGCAAGCTCCTGCAAGGCAAGCTGCTCTGGGTGCCGGGATACCAAACTCTGTTGTTTGCACCACTGTTAACAAAGTCTGTGCATCTGGCATGAAAG CTACTATGTTTGCAGCACAGTCAATTCAATTGGGTATCAATGATATTGTTGTGGCTGGTGGCATGGAAAGCATGTCCAATGCCCCAAAGTACATTGCTGAAGCTAG GAAGGGGTCTCGTTTTGGTCATGACACACTTGTTGATGCCATGCTTAAGGATGGGCTTTGGGATGTATACAATGATTGTGCCATGGGAATGTGTGCCGAGCTTTGTGCTGACAACCATGCCCTCACAAGAGAAGACCAG GATGCATTTGCTATCCAAAGCAACGAGCGTGGAATTGCTGCTCGTGACAGTGGTGCTTTTGCATGGGAGATTATTCCG GTTCAAGTTCCTGTTGGTAGAGGAAAACCCCCAACATTAATTGAGAGAGATGAAAGCCTGGATAAG TTTGACCCAGTAAAACTAAAGAAACTTCGCCCAAGTTTCAAGGAGAATGGTGGTACAGTTACAGCTGGAAATGCTTCTAGTATAAG TGATGGAGCTGCTGCATTAGTTTTAGTGAGTGGGCAGAAGGCTCAAGAGCTTGGCCTTCAAGTCCTTGCAAGGATCAAAGGTTATGCTGATGCAGCTCAA GCTCCGGAGCTTTTTACAACCACTCCAGCACTTGCAATACCAAAGGCTATCGCAAATGCTGGATTAGAGTCATCCCGTGTTGATTTCTATGAGATTAATGAAGCCTTTTCG GCTGTTGCGCTTGCAAATCAAAAACTTCTTGGAATTCCTTCA GAAAAGATTAATGTTCATGGAGGAGCTGTATCCTTAGGACATCCTCTCGGGTGCAGTGGTGCTCGCATTTTGGTTACCCTTATTGGT GTTCTCAGGGCGAAGAGTGGCAAGATCGGAGTTGCTGGTGTCTGCAACGGTGGAGGCGGAGCATCAGCTCTTGTTCTGGAGCTCGCATAA
- the LOC100278656 gene encoding P-loop containing nucleoside triphosphate hydrolase superfamily protein, with amino-acid sequence MGGAKAEDKPAAAAAEDWCYQFGNKDAFDLKPPKKSPIALRTVVFAMTMLCGISICSMCMKQLGSDGWSRVVKIEVVEQPCNKSIAPLSEAQFVRYPQPITYSREECKCNAVRSFAIISSQRSGSGWFETLLNSHMNVSSNGEIFSRKERRSNISSIIDTLDKVYNLDWNSSASKNECTAAIGFKWMLNQGLVANHADVVDYFNRRGVSAIFLFRRNLLRQLVSQVANNHDRLLKQLNGTHKAHVHTKREAHILARYRPRLNTTSLIWQLKRADEYTRDALENLNNTRHMSVYYEDVVRNRTKLLDVLDFLGVPRRKLVSRHVKIHTKPLSEQIENWDEVYSALNGTQYEGFLNAADYLV; translated from the exons ATGGGGGGCGCCAAGGCGGAGGACAaacccgccgccgccgctgcagaAGATTGGTGCTACCAATTTGGAAACAAG GATGCATTTGACTTGAAGCCCCCGAAAAAATCACCGATCGCGTTGAGAACGGTTGTCTTCGCTATGACTATGTTATGCGGGATATCTATTTGCTCAATGTGCATGAAGCAACTAGGGAGTGATGGCTGGTCAAGAGTTGTCAAGATTGAAGTTGTGGAACAACCATGTAATAAGTCCATTGCTCCTCTTTCGGAGGCTCAATTTGTGCGCTATCCTCAACCGATAACTTACAGCAG GGAGGAATGCAAGTGCAATGCTGTCCGGTCCTTTGCAATTATATCATCGCAGCGATCTGGAAGTGGCTGGTTTGAAACACTTCTTAACAGCCACATGAATGTTAGCTCCAATGGTGAAATTTTCTCTAGAAAAGAAAGGAGGAGTAACATTTCCTCTATAATAGATACCCTGGATAAAGTGTACAATTTGGACTGGAACAGTAGCGCTTCCAAGAATGAGTGCACTGCAGCTATTGGCTTCAAGTGGATGCTAAATCAG GGCCTCGTGGCAAACCATGCGGACGTAGTCGACTACTTCAACCGAAGAGGAGTCTCTGCGATATTTCTTTTCAGAAGGAACCTGCTCCGCCAGTTGGTATCACAGGTAGCGAACAACCACGACAGGTTACTTAAGCAACTAAACGGAACGCACAAGGCCCATGTCCACACGAAGCGTGAG GCCCATATACTGGCAAGATACAGGCCCAGGCTCAACACGACGTCACTGATATGGCAGCTGAAACGAGCTGACGAGTACACTCGCGACGCTCTTGAGAACCTAAACAACACCCGGCACATGAGCGTCTACTACGAGGACGTCGTCCGCAACAGAACA AAGCTCTTGGATGTCCTGGATTTCCTCGGAGTGCCGAGGAGGAAGCTGGTGAGCCGGCACGTGAAGATACACACGAAGCCGCTGTCGGAGCAGATCGAGAACTGGGACGAGGTCTACAGCGCCCTCAACGGTACCCAGTACGAGGGCTTCCTGAATGCCGCTGACTATCTAGTATAA